A DNA window from Brassica napus cultivar Da-Ae chromosome C1, Da-Ae, whole genome shotgun sequence contains the following coding sequences:
- the LOC106369179 gene encoding tobamovirus multiplication protein 1, giving the protein MMPVEMENWWEEVNESTQWQDGIFFSLCGAYALVSAIALVQLVRIQMRVPEYGWTTQKVFHLMNFVVNGVRAVLFGFHHQVFLVHPKALCWILLDLPGLLFFSAYTLLVLFWAEIYHQARSLPTDKLRITYISVNAAVYLAQVVIWVCIWVNDNSTVELVGKIFMAVVSFIAALGFLLYGGRLFIMLRRFPIESKGRRKKLHEVGSVTAICFTCFLIRCIVVGVSAFDRDLTLDVLDHPVLNLIYYMVVEVLPSALVLFILRKLPPKRVSAQYHPIQ; this is encoded by the exons ATGATGCCTGTGGAGATGGAGAATTGGTGGGAGGAGGTTAACGAGTCAACTCAGTGGCAAGATGggatcttcttctctctctgtgGAGCTTACGCTCTTGTCTCAGCCATCGCTCTT GTTCAATTGGTGAGGATCCAAATGAGAGTGCCTGAATATGGCTGGACCACTCAGAAGGTGTTTCATCTTATGAACTTTGTCGTCAATGGAG TTCGTGCGGTTCTATTTGGATTTCACCATCAAGTCTTTCTCGTGCATCCCAAG GCTCTTTGCTGGATATTATTGGATCTTCCGGGCCTCCTCTTTTTCTCTGCATACACACTGCTCGTTCTGTTCTGGGCAGAGATATATCACCAG GCGAGAAGCTTACCAACTGATAAGTTGCGGATAACTTATATCTCAGTCAATGCTGCTGTATATTTGGCTCAG GTTGTAATCTGGGTATGCATCTGGGTAAATGATAACAGCACTGTGGAGCTAGTTGGAAAGATATTTATGGCAG TTGTGTCTTTCATTGCTGCGTTAGGCTTCTTGCTGTATGGAGGAAG ATTGTTTATTATGCTAAGAAGGTTCCCCATTGAGTCAAAAGGGAGAAGGAAGAAGCTCCATGAG GTTGGATCTGTGACAGCCATATGCTTCACCTGCTTCCTCATAAGATGCATAGTG GTGGGTGTGTCAGCATTTGACAGGGATTTAACTCTGGATGTGCTTGATCACCCTGTTCTGAACTTAATCTACTATATG GTGGTAGAAGTACTTCCATCGGCACTAGTCCTCTTCATTTTGCGTAAGCTACCTCCAAAGAGAGTATCAGCTCAATACCATCCGATCCagtaa